In the genome of Campylobacter sp. MG1, one region contains:
- the gltS gene encoding sodium/glutamate symporter, whose product MEKVNFGIAALLNNSNGSSVLELNFYSTFICIMLVLILGRVVTNCSSFLRNYDIPEPVTGGIIVAFILFLSSYYANFTVKFAEDIKTPLLLAFYATVGLSADFNSIKKGGKLLITFAIAVFALLVVQNAIGVGVMSAMGENPLIGLLGGSITLSGGHGTGAAWGATFQESPYNFAQATDIAMACATYGLIAGGLIGGPMANYLVKKFNLKSDEIESSEQSSDEAFTSPQKVRLITSYSFITSLSLIALALVIGNAIDYACQAANVATNKENGFLKFLDSMPTFVWCLFSGIIIRNGFSSLNIHKVFDREVGVIGNVALSLFLAMSIMTLNIVELIKLAVPITILLVIQTIAIIIYVRYVTFVICGKNYAAACLVAGHCGFGMGATPTAIANLQAVTNHFGPCKIAFIIVPIMGGFLVDIVNALVVNGFVGFLF is encoded by the coding sequence ATGGAAAAGGTAAATTTTGGTATTGCTGCACTACTTAATAACAGCAATGGTTCTAGTGTGCTTGAGCTTAATTTTTATAGCACATTTATTTGTATTATGTTGGTTCTTATTTTAGGAAGAGTTGTAACAAATTGCTCTAGCTTTCTAAGAAATTATGATATCCCAGAGCCTGTAACTGGTGGTATCATAGTAGCATTTATTTTATTCTTATCTAGTTATTATGCAAATTTTACTGTAAAATTCGCAGAAGATATAAAAACCCCACTTTTATTAGCATTTTATGCAACGGTTGGGCTTAGTGCTGATTTTAATAGTATTAAAAAAGGTGGAAAATTGCTAATAACTTTTGCGATTGCTGTTTTTGCTCTATTAGTAGTTCAAAACGCAATTGGTGTTGGAGTAATGAGTGCTATGGGTGAAAATCCATTAATAGGCTTACTTGGTGGCTCAATCACACTTAGTGGTGGACACGGAACTGGTGCTGCTTGGGGAGCTACATTTCAAGAATCACCTTATAATTTCGCACAAGCAACCGATATAGCAATGGCGTGTGCTACTTATGGACTTATTGCAGGTGGTTTAATTGGTGGTCCTATGGCTAATTACTTAGTAAAGAAATTTAATCTAAAAAGCGATGAAATAGAAAGTAGTGAACAATCAAGTGATGAAGCATTTACAAGTCCGCAAAAAGTAAGATTAATTACAAGCTATAGTTTTATTACAAGCTTAAGTTTAATTGCTCTTGCTTTAGTGATTGGTAATGCGATTGATTATGCGTGTCAAGCAGCAAATGTAGCTACAAATAAAGAAAATGGCTTTTTAAAATTTTTAGATAGCATGCCAACATTTGTATGGTGCTTATTTTCAGGTATTATTATTAGAAATGGCTTTAGCTCACTAAATATTCATAAAGTATTTGATAGAGAAGTAGGTGTGATAGGAAATGTGGCTTTATCATTATTCCTTGCTATGTCAATTATGACTTTAAATATCGTTGAACTTATAAAATTAGCTGTTCCTATTACTATTTTATTGGTAATTCAAACGATAGCAATTATTATTTATGTAAGATATGTAACCTTTGTTATTTGTGGCAAAAACTACGCAGCAGCTTGCCTTGTAGCAGGACATTGTGGCTTTGGTATGGGTGCAACTCCAACTGCGATTGCAAATCTTCAAGCAGTAACAAATCACTTCGGACCTTGCAAAATAGCATTTATTATCGTTCCTATTATGGGTGGATTTTTAGTAGATATTGTAAATGCTCTTGTTGTTAATGGCTTTGTTGGATTTTTATTTTAA
- a CDS encoding ArsR/SmtB family transcription factor has product MKKLLNYTAAINDETRLKILAFLDIHKKCCVCEICESFEMLQSRISRHLKILKDADLLIASRSGAFIYYEINYENTKEILELLKKANFTLPDLKTPKECNS; this is encoded by the coding sequence ATGAAGAAGTTATTAAATTATACAGCAGCTATAAATGATGAAACTAGGCTTAAAATATTAGCTTTTTTAGATATTCACAAAAAATGTTGCGTATGTGAGATATGTGAGAGTTTTGAAATGCTTCAGTCTAGGATTTCAAGGCATTTAAAGATATTAAAAGATGCTGATTTATTGATAGCTAGTAGAAGTGGGGCGTTTATTTATTATGAGATAAATTATGAAAATACTAAAGAGATTTTAGAGCTTTTAAAAAAGGCTAATTTTACTTTACCTGATTTAAAAACCCCAAAAGAATGTAATTCCTAG
- the arsB gene encoding ACR3 family arsenite efflux transporter: MKNDISFFEKNLSFWVIICMIIGTLLGYFLPNFASFLKSFEYANISFVMLVLLWIMIIPMFLKIDFASLKHSFKNPKGLYLTWFINWIFKPISMYLIAILFFKYIYQFENYYELLAGAVLLGVAPCTAMVFVWARLTRANANYTLIQVASNDLIILFAFVPIASFLLSRNDISISFTTLILSTILYVFLPLFISIFIRNKIINKKGLNYYENLFLPKFDKFTILGLLLTLIIIFVFQGQNIINNPILIILISVVLLIQTFLVFLLGFYLALKLKLPFDIASASILIGASNFFELAVGVSIALFGLGSFATLVCVVGVLIEVPLMLVLVKIVNINKNKFKD, encoded by the coding sequence ATGAAAAATGATATTAGTTTTTTTGAAAAAAATTTAAGTTTTTGGGTGATTATATGTATGATAATTGGCACTTTATTAGGCTATTTTTTACCTAATTTCGCAAGTTTTTTAAAATCATTTGAATATGCAAATATATCTTTTGTAATGTTAGTTTTACTATGGATTATGATAATTCCTATGTTTTTAAAGATTGATTTTGCAAGTTTAAAACATAGCTTTAAAAATCCAAAAGGTTTATATTTAACTTGGTTTATAAATTGGATATTTAAACCAATTTCAATGTATTTAATAGCAATTTTATTTTTTAAATATATTTATCAATTTGAAAATTATTATGAACTTTTAGCTGGAGCTGTGTTGCTTGGGGTTGCACCTTGCACTGCTATGGTATTTGTATGGGCTAGACTAACTCGTGCTAATGCTAATTATACTTTAATACAAGTTGCTAGTAATGATTTGATAATTTTGTTTGCTTTTGTGCCTATAGCTTCATTTTTATTAAGTCGTAATGATATTAGTATTTCTTTTACAACGCTTATTTTATCTACTATTTTATATGTATTTTTACCATTATTTATAAGTATTTTTATAAGAAATAAAATAATCAACAAAAAAGGCTTAAATTATTATGAGAATTTGTTTTTGCCTAAATTTGATAAATTTACGATTTTAGGACTTTTATTAACTTTAATAATTATTTTCGTATTTCAAGGGCAAAATATCATAAATAATCCTATTTTAATTATTCTAATTTCGGTAGTTTTACTTATTCAAACTTTTTTAGTATTTTTACTAGGATTTTATTTAGCACTAAAATTAAAATTACCTTTTGATATTGCTTCAGCTAGTATATTAATAGGTGCTTCAAATTTCTTTGAACTTGCTGTTGGAGTTAGTATTGCTTTGTTTGGACTTGGTTCTTTTGCTACTTTAGTTTGTGTTGTAGGGGTTTTAATTGAAGTGCCTTTAATGTTAGTTTTGGTAAAAATTGTTAATATTAATAAAAATAAATTTAAGGATTAA
- a CDS encoding arsenate reductase ArsC, producing MKVAFICVHNSCRSQIAEALAKSKRLNNIEFYSAGTSLKPINPKAIRYLKSEFNIDISKEKSKLIDSLADIDYVITMGCNVECPSLKHNIARYDFGIADPSDYSKKDFIKTIYEIDKKIDEFLKNIGVLDEK from the coding sequence ATGAAAGTAGCTTTCATTTGCGTGCATAATTCTTGTAGAAGTCAAATCGCCGAAGCTCTAGCAAAATCAAAAAGATTAAATAATATTGAGTTTTATTCTGCAGGAACATCTTTAAAGCCTATTAATCCTAAGGCTATTAGGTATTTAAAAAGCGAATTTAATATAGATATAAGCAAAGAAAAATCAAAGCTAATTGATAGCCTTGCTGATATTGATTATGTGATAACTATGGGGTGTAATGTAGAATGTCCTAGCTTAAAGCATAATATTGCAAGATATGATTTTGGTATAGCTGATCCGAGTGATTATAGTAAAAAAGATTTTATTAAAACAATTTATGAAATTGATAAAAAAATTGATGAGTTTTTAAAAAATATAGGAGTTTTAGATGAAAAATGA
- a CDS encoding permease: MEFTSEKLLETFYEFLFLTAEISFLFIFINMIMFYINSRYSFNKYLKNNVFSYFIAIFLGSITTFCSCSTIPVFNSLIKNNINHGVASAFLLTSPLINPMLITMLLSAFGFSITFYYIIYIVIFVFIISYLIGLIPARLLLKDIVTKEFQFNQNTKLNLYECLYKSLKSYKDIFYYVLFGMLIGAFLHNFMPVEFIKDYLSSFGIYGIFLASFVGLLLYIQTCLIIPLGVTLINVGFPIGIFFSFLIAGGGCSLPELILLKSMFKIRMMIIFILSILSMANIFGILLYLFY, translated from the coding sequence ATGGAATTTACAAGTGAGAAATTATTAGAAACTTTTTATGAGTTTTTGTTTTTAACTGCTGAAATAAGCTTTTTATTTATTTTTATCAATATGATTATGTTTTATATTAATTCAAGATATAGCTTTAATAAATATTTAAAAAATAATGTTTTTTCATATTTTATAGCAATATTTTTAGGCTCAATTACTACTTTTTGTTCTTGTTCAACTATACCTGTTTTTAATTCTTTAATTAAAAACAATATTAATCACGGAGTAGCTAGTGCTTTTTTACTAACTTCGCCATTAATTAATCCTATGCTAATTACTATGCTACTTAGTGCATTTGGTTTTAGCATAACTTTTTATTACATTATTTATATAGTTATATTTGTATTTATTATAAGCTATTTAATAGGTTTAATACCTGCAAGATTGCTATTAAAAGATATTGTAACTAAAGAATTTCAATTTAATCAAAATACCAAGCTTAATTTGTATGAATGTTTATACAAGTCTTTAAAATCATATAAGGATATTTTTTATTATGTATTATTTGGTATGTTAATAGGTGCTTTTTTGCATAATTTTATGCCTGTTGAATTTATTAAAGATTATTTATCTAGTTTTGGAATTTATGGTATATTTTTGGCTAGTTTTGTTGGTTTGTTGCTTTATATACAAACTTGCTTGATTATTCCATTGGGAGTAACTTTAATAAATGTTGGGTTTCCTATCGGTATATTTTTTAGTTTTTTAATAGCTGGTGGGGGTTGTTCTTTGCCTGAATTAATTTTACTTAAGTCAATGTTTAAAATTCGTATGATGATAATATTTATACTTAGTATTTTATCAATGGCAAATATTTTTGGAATTTTACTTTATTTATTTTACTAA
- a CDS encoding TfoX/Sxy family protein, translating to MATSKDYLEYVLDLFDGLNIRYKYMFSEYMLYYKDKVIGGIFDNQLLLKPTKSVLKYLNEPTFLLPFKGAKNEMVLFDKEDKELLSMIVIAMVDELPNPKKKLKNSKNCISN from the coding sequence ATGGCTACAAGTAAGGATTATTTGGAGTATGTTTTAGACTTGTTTGATGGATTGAATATAAGATATAAATATATGTTTAGTGAATATATGCTGTATTATAAAGATAAGGTTATAGGTGGTATTTTTGATAATCAATTACTATTAAAACCTACAAAATCAGTGTTGAAATACTTAAATGAACCTACTTTTTTATTGCCTTTTAAGGGTGCAAAAAATGAGATGGTTTTGTTTGATAAAGAAGATAAAGAGCTTTTGAGTATGATTGTAATAGCAATGGTTGATGAATTGCCAAATCCTAAAAAGAAGCTTAAAAATAGTAAAAATTGTATTAGTAATTAA
- a CDS encoding DUF2156 domain-containing protein yields the protein MAEIKIQDYTLKAFDLNTKDIMQKYLNEFDINVSDYSFCANYIWLSKASGFYTIINNTFCLFVMNGGELSMLLPPLGKPKDCYDTIPECFNIMNANNSSNYYSKIEYVCDSFLEGFITYTQEGEVIFSSLDNYIIEKKLADYIYISDDLIELKGNSYHTKRTEINKFKRVYPNYVIKELDHNEHSNDIKILFDKWVSDRIKYVPKAEVDAFLDGIYQERLAIKRCLQDYEKLELVGLVIYIDDELKGFTIGEKICSDTASVLIEKTDFETLGCAQFIFREFSKFLKDKYNCKYINVGDDMGFENLKKVKMSYRPEKIIPKYTIYQKL from the coding sequence GTGGCGGAAATTAAAATTCAAGATTATACTTTAAAGGCATTTGATTTAAATACTAAAGATATTATGCAAAAATATTTAAATGAATTTGATATAAATGTGAGTGATTATTCTTTTTGTGCTAATTATATTTGGCTTTCTAAAGCTAGTGGATTTTATACTATTATTAACAATACTTTTTGCTTGTTTGTTATGAATGGCGGTGAGTTATCTATGCTTTTACCACCTTTAGGAAAGCCAAAAGATTGCTATGATACCATACCAGAATGTTTTAATATAATGAACGCTAATAATTCATCAAATTATTATTCTAAAATAGAGTATGTGTGCGATTCTTTTTTGGAGGGTTTTATAACATATACTCAAGAAGGCGAAGTAATTTTTAGTTCTTTGGATAATTATATTATAGAAAAAAAATTAGCTGATTATATTTATATAAGTGATGATTTAATAGAGTTAAAAGGTAATTCATATCATACTAAAAGGACAGAAATTAATAAATTTAAAAGAGTTTATCCAAATTATGTCATAAAAGAATTAGACCATAATGAACATTCAAATGATATTAAAATTCTTTTTGACAAATGGGTCAGTGATAGAATAAAATATGTTCCTAAAGCAGAAGTAGATGCATTTTTAGATGGAATTTATCAAGAAAGATTAGCTATAAAAAGATGTTTGCAAGATTATGAAAAATTAGAATTGGTTGGTTTAGTAATTTATATTGATGACGAATTAAAAGGTTTTACAATAGGTGAAAAAATTTGTAGTGATACCGCTAGTGTGTTAATTGAAAAAACAGATTTTGAAACTCTTGGTTGTGCTCAATTTATTTTTAGAGAATTTTCTAAATTTTTGAAAGATAAATATAATTGTAAATATATAAATGTTGGCGATGATATGGGTTTTGAAAATTTAAAAAAGGTAAAAATGTCTTATCGTCCTGAAAAGATTATTCCAAAATATACAATTTATCAAAAATTATGA
- a CDS encoding GNAT family N-acetyltransferase, translating to MIILADKSHINSLLEIEYECFQNDCFKLSKDNFLYHIKKQNIFVFLCDNVVAGYILILRYKKSIRIYSIAVKNNYKNMGIGKTLCDYAIEYSKLNLKNKLYLEVRVSNFSAIKLYEKLGFKFYKKLQNYYCDEDGIKMFLNIF from the coding sequence ATGATAATTTTAGCTGATAAATCACATATTAATTCATTACTTGAAATAGAATATGAATGCTTTCAAAATGATTGTTTTAAATTAAGTAAGGATAATTTTTTATACCACATAAAAAAGCAAAATATCTTTGTTTTTTTATGTGATAATGTAGTAGCTGGTTATATATTGATATTAAGATATAAAAAATCTATTAGAATATATTCAATAGCTGTTAAAAATAATTATAAAAATATGGGTATAGGCAAAACATTATGTGATTATGCTATAGAATATTCTAAATTAAATTTAAAAAATAAATTATATTTAGAAGTTAGGGTGAGTAATTTTTCAGCTATTAAATTATACGAAAAGTTAGGGTTTAAATTTTACAAAAAGCTACAAAATTATTATTGTGATGAAGATGGTATAAAAATGTTTTTAAATATTTTTTAA
- a CDS encoding cation:dicarboxylate symporter family transporter translates to MCAKKGIFSFYFHTNLLYRILFALVLGSCLGMFIDKNDTLINFISLFGDLFIRLLKMIMVPIITFSLIIGTSSISPARLGKVGLKSILFYFFTSLCAIIIGLGCGLVFNTGGGLRTI, encoded by the coding sequence ATGTGTGCTAAAAAAGGTATATTTTCTTTTTATTTTCATACAAATTTATTGTATAGAATATTGTTTGCACTTGTTTTAGGTTCGTGTTTGGGTATGTTTATTGATAAAAACGATACTCTAATTAATTTTATATCTTTATTCGGTGATTTGTTTATTAGATTATTAAAGATGATTATGGTTCCTATCATTACTTTTTCTTTAATTATTGGAACATCTAGTATATCACCTGCAAGACTTGGGAAAGTCGGTTTAAAATCAATTTTATTTTATTTTTTTACATCACTTTGTGCTATTATCATAGGACTTGGTTGTGGTTTAGTTTTTAATACTGGGGGGGGGCTTAGAACTATCTAA
- a CDS encoding dicarboxylate/amino acid:cation symporter: protein MSQILLNIIPTNPFSSIAQGEILPIICFCLFFGIGLAYCKDSDDLRIKNSASIVYDFIDGCAEIMFKIVKWVMQYAPIGVFALMFVVFNKNGAEAFGSLANVTISLYVGLALQIFLVYCVICLFIKISPLDFLKKVRPPMITAFVTRSSNGTLPISMQTAENDMGVPKSIYGFVLPVGATVNMNGTTVYLGVCSLFMANACGVDLTFNNYITIVVTSLLAAIGTAGIPGAGAIMLLLVLESIGLKVEGIVAIAYGMIFAMDAILDMGRTSMNVVGDMIASVYVAKSENELDMSKWQK from the coding sequence ATAAGTCAAATTTTATTAAATATAATTCCTACAAATCCTTTTTCATCTATTGCACAAGGTGAAATTTTACCTATTATTTGTTTTTGTTTATTCTTTGGTATCGGACTTGCATATTGTAAGGATAGTGATGATTTAAGAATTAAAAATTCAGCAAGTATTGTTTATGATTTTATAGATGGTTGCGCTGAAATTATGTTTAAAATTGTTAAGTGGGTAATGCAATATGCACCTATAGGAGTTTTTGCTCTTATGTTTGTAGTATTTAATAAAAATGGTGCCGAAGCTTTTGGCTCGTTAGCAAATGTTACCATTTCGCTTTATGTAGGTTTAGCTTTACAAATATTTTTGGTATATTGTGTAATTTGCTTATTTATAAAAATTAGCCCATTAGATTTTTTAAAAAAAGTTCGTCCACCTATGATTACAGCTTTTGTTACTAGAAGTTCAAATGGAACTCTTCCTATATCTATGCAAACAGCTGAAAATGATATGGGAGTTCCTAAAAGTATTTATGGTTTTGTTTTGCCAGTAGGTGCTACTGTTAATATGAACGGAACAACTGTTTATTTAGGTGTGTGCTCATTGTTTATGGCAAATGCTTGTGGAGTAGATTTAACTTTTAATAATTATATAACTATTGTTGTTACAAGCTTATTAGCGGCTATAGGAACTGCTGGAATTCCTGGTGCCGGTGCTATTATGTTATTGTTGGTGTTAGAATCAATTGGTTTAAAGGTTGAAGGCATTGTTGCTATTGCTTATGGAATGATTTTTGCTATGGATGCAATACTTGATATGGGTAGAACATCTATGAATGTTGTAGGCGATATGATAGCTTCAGTATATGTAGCAAAAAGTGAAAATGAATTGGATATGAGCAAATGGCAAAAATGA
- a CDS encoding aspartate/glutamate racemase family protein — MKTIGIIGGMGALATADLFYKIINETKASKDGENIPLIIDNNTQIPDRTEFILGNGENPLPELIKSAKRLKNSGCELIVLACNTAHFFADEIIKQVDIQILHIAKNTINVVNHKFKNVKKVAVIATTATKKTGIYDKELIKFGFESVYIDDIMQNDIMSCIYDGAKAGKITEYLPKFESILNRIKADIYIAACTEIPLFLPYLENKFNFIDPTLELAKEIIKYSRDIKII, encoded by the coding sequence ATGAAAACCATAGGAATTATTGGTGGAATGGGTGCTTTAGCTACTGCTGATTTATTTTATAAAATCATTAATGAAACAAAGGCTAGTAAGGATGGTGAAAATATCCCATTAATAATTGATAATAATACACAAATACCAGATAGAACAGAGTTTATTTTAGGTAATGGAGAAAATCCATTACCAGAATTGATAAAAAGTGCAAAAAGGTTGAAAAATTCAGGTTGTGAGCTTATTGTTTTAGCTTGTAATACAGCACATTTTTTTGCCGATGAGATAATAAAGCAAGTTGATATACAAATACTTCATATTGCTAAAAATACCATAAATGTAGTTAATCATAAATTTAAAAATGTAAAAAAAGTAGCAGTAATTGCTACAACAGCTACTAAAAAAACTGGTATTTATGATAAAGAATTAATCAAATTTGGATTTGAAAGTGTATATATTGATGATATTATGCAAAATGATATAATGTCTTGTATTTATGATGGTGCAAAAGCGGGTAAAATTACAGAATATTTGCCTAAATTTGAATCAATTTTAAATAGAATAAAAGCTGATATTTATATAGCAGCTTGTACTGAAATTCCATTATTTTTACCTTATTTAGAAAATAAATTTAATTTTATAGACCCTACGCTTGAACTTGCAAAGGAGATAATAAAATATTCTCGTGATATTAAAATTATTTAA
- a CDS encoding ATP-binding cassette domain-containing protein gives MKLFSIKNLKIHHKIKTGFLKYDLIKSVDGIDFDVFKGETLAIVGESGCGKSSTAKLLVGIDKPTNGEILFKNQNITKFNKNDWKNYRKSVQMIFQDPYSSLNPRWNIRKIIEEPLLLNTNLNLNERNDLIDYTMLKVGLKPEYSKRFAHEFSGGQRQRIGIARALIMKPEVIICDEPVSALDVSIQAQVLNLLLDLQDEFKLTYIFISHDLSVVRHISDRMLVMNAGKIVESGNVEEIFKNPKDNFSKKLINSIPKIN, from the coding sequence ATGAAATTATTTAGTATAAAAAACTTAAAAATCCATCATAAAATTAAGACTGGGTTTTTAAAATATGATTTAATAAAATCAGTTGATGGTATAGATTTTGACGTTTTTAAAGGCGAAACCTTAGCAATAGTCGGTGAAAGTGGTTGTGGTAAAAGTTCAACAGCTAAACTTTTAGTAGGAATTGATAAACCAACAAATGGAGAAATTTTATTTAAAAATCAAAATATAACAAAATTTAACAAAAATGATTGGAAAAATTACAGAAAAAGCGTTCAAATGATTTTTCAAGATCCATATTCAAGTTTAAACCCTCGTTGGAATATAAGAAAAATTATAGAAGAGCCTTTGCTTTTAAATACAAATTTAAATCTTAACGAAAGAAATGATTTGATAGATTATACAATGCTTAAAGTTGGACTAAAACCTGAATATTCAAAAAGATTTGCACATGAATTTAGCGGAGGACAACGCCAAAGAATAGGTATTGCAAGAGCTTTGATTATGAAACCTGAAGTTATAATTTGTGATGAACCTGTAAGCGCTCTTGATGTTAGCATTCAAGCACAAGTTTTAAATCTTTTATTAGATTTACAAGATGAATTTAAACTTACATATATTTTTATTAGCCATGATTTAAGTGTCGTTCGCCACATAAGTGATAGAATGTTGGTTATGAACGCAGGTAAAATTGTAGAAAGTGGTAATGTAGAAGAAATTTTTAAAAACCCTAAAGATAATTTCAGTAAAAAACTTATTAATTCTATCCCAAAAATTAACTAA